In one window of Candidatus Sulfuricurvum sp. RIFRC-1 DNA:
- a CDS encoding TolC family protein has product MKLPAIFLLTALNLLCAREITFFELKESALHSSHRLNLRSIDTKIEEARLESIYSTLYPQFSLGYSGEYNHNLDPQSSGSISVGDTTINSTIPYEHSVALRLNYELYHFGSTLKQIKVGEKEIVVKKLDQCNEEIKLYRELLEHYVRAQRTQSEKTFKSQMRTLRQELYSLKQRLYSAGKESRVSVGDEAIRIIDLERDIERSSMEFDENIIALSQKSHIDLSTTDTRLLPLETNGENNTLSFFHTPQARSYEERILQKQSEISMLNRSQFPVVSLYSSYYLYGSDQDNFSRGFDDIRPNSWNAGVSLRWSLFEGFKYNSESERLRLELSRIREEVELAKREFDHETRTKHEKLNRLSQLTKNETEALNETRSKLTMTQRLRAQGEADAVSEVSVKLEALERELTLQSETIQHSYEAESLKLQHSGIESCTVR; this is encoded by the coding sequence ATGAAACTACCCGCTATTTTTCTCCTAACTGCCTTGAATCTTTTATGTGCCCGTGAGATCACGTTTTTCGAGTTAAAAGAGAGTGCGTTGCACTCTTCCCACCGTCTTAATCTCCGCTCCATCGACACAAAAATCGAAGAAGCCCGCCTAGAGAGTATCTATTCGACCCTCTATCCTCAGTTCTCTTTGGGCTACAGCGGTGAATATAACCATAACCTCGATCCCCAATCCTCCGGGAGTATTTCGGTGGGTGATACGACGATTAACTCTACTATCCCCTATGAGCACTCGGTGGCTCTTCGACTGAATTACGAACTCTATCATTTCGGCTCTACGCTCAAACAGATCAAAGTAGGAGAAAAAGAGATTGTAGTAAAAAAACTCGATCAGTGTAATGAAGAGATCAAACTCTACCGCGAACTTCTCGAACATTATGTTCGTGCTCAGAGGACTCAGAGTGAAAAAACGTTCAAATCACAAATGCGAACACTCCGCCAAGAACTCTACAGTCTCAAACAGCGGCTCTACAGTGCCGGTAAAGAATCACGCGTTTCGGTCGGGGATGAAGCAATCCGTATCATCGATCTTGAACGTGACATCGAGCGCTCCTCCATGGAGTTCGACGAAAACATCATAGCCCTCTCTCAAAAATCCCATATCGATCTCAGTACGACCGATACCAGATTACTCCCTTTGGAAACAAATGGGGAGAATAACACATTATCCTTTTTCCATACCCCGCAAGCACGCAGTTACGAAGAAAGAATCCTCCAGAAACAATCCGAAATCTCGATGTTGAATCGCTCGCAGTTCCCGGTCGTATCGCTTTACTCATCGTACTATCTCTACGGATCGGATCAGGATAACTTTTCACGCGGATTTGATGATATCCGTCCCAATAGCTGGAACGCCGGGGTGAGTCTGCGATGGAGTCTGTTCGAGGGGTTCAAATACAACAGTGAATCCGAACGTCTCCGTCTGGAACTCTCTCGCATCCGTGAAGAGGTTGAATTGGCAAAGAGGGAATTTGATCATGAAACCCGCACCAAACATGAGAAGCTCAATCGTCTTTCACAGCTCACCAAGAACGAAACCGAAGCGCTCAATGAAACCCGTTCCAAACTCACCATGACCCAAAGACTCAGAGCGCAGGGTGAAGCGGACGCCGTGAGTGAGGTGAGTGTAAAACTCGAAGCACTGGAGAGAGAATTGACATTACAAAGTGAAACGATTCAGCACTCTTATGAGGCGGAATCGTTGAAATTACAGCATAGCGGAATTGAATCATGCACAGTGCGCTAA
- a CDS encoding HlyD family type I secretion periplasmic adaptor subunit, producing the protein MGLFHTKDKHEFTPLLVEIEERPTSPLGRSLLYAILAFMVIGLLWLFLAKIDVVVSARGKVVPDGEIKTLQPVETGVISAIHIKEGQSVKKGEVLMEIDPSLTQSDLESKQKNLTLLDLEIERLDAQINDRAFHPSSKCQDTAAIATQQMMYTSGSLAYDQQRQVLQEQIRQNDEATEAAKADKSRLKQLLASAKDHEARLKEVLDIIAKRDYVEAQNQRIEYQEQLTMKEHVIAQSQGKLNELNQQLRLITQEYRNKLLAELTQKSKEATSLRTEVETTQFRNAKQQIIAPVDGYIGKLLVHTVGGVVTPAEKLLTLIPKGVPLIIKATVQNQDIGFVTKKMEAAVKIDTFDFQKYGLIHGEVKHIADDAIEDEKLGPVYEIAIAPSSLTLKGEGKTLSIHPGMSVTAELKVGKRRVIEFFIYPMIKYLDEGLSVR; encoded by the coding sequence ATGGGCTTATTTCACACCAAAGACAAACACGAATTTACCCCGCTCCTCGTCGAGATTGAAGAGCGTCCCACGTCACCGCTAGGGCGAAGCCTCCTCTATGCCATCCTCGCTTTTATGGTGATAGGACTCCTTTGGCTCTTCCTCGCCAAAATCGACGTGGTAGTGAGCGCACGGGGCAAAGTCGTTCCCGATGGTGAGATTAAAACCCTCCAGCCGGTAGAGACGGGGGTGATCAGCGCTATTCATATCAAAGAGGGGCAAAGCGTTAAAAAGGGGGAGGTGCTGATGGAGATCGACCCCTCGCTCACCCAAAGCGATCTGGAGTCCAAACAAAAGAACCTAACACTCCTTGATTTAGAGATTGAACGCCTCGATGCCCAGATCAACGATAGAGCCTTTCATCCTAGCAGTAAATGTCAAGATACTGCCGCCATCGCCACTCAGCAGATGATGTACACCTCCGGCTCCCTCGCCTACGATCAACAACGCCAAGTCCTCCAAGAACAGATCCGCCAAAACGATGAAGCGACCGAAGCGGCAAAAGCGGATAAAAGCAGACTCAAACAGCTCTTAGCCTCCGCAAAAGATCACGAAGCCCGTCTCAAAGAAGTCCTCGACATCATCGCCAAACGTGACTACGTCGAAGCACAGAACCAACGGATAGAGTACCAAGAACAGCTCACCATGAAAGAGCATGTCATCGCTCAGTCTCAAGGCAAACTAAACGAACTCAACCAACAGCTCCGCCTAATCACCCAAGAATATCGTAACAAACTCTTAGCCGAACTCACCCAAAAGTCCAAAGAAGCAACCTCACTGCGTACCGAAGTGGAAACAACCCAGTTTCGTAACGCCAAACAGCAGATCATCGCTCCCGTAGATGGCTACATCGGGAAACTCTTAGTCCATACCGTCGGTGGAGTCGTTACCCCCGCAGAGAAACTTCTCACTCTCATCCCCAAAGGTGTCCCTCTCATCATCAAAGCCACCGTACAAAACCAAGATATCGGATTCGTGACCAAGAAGATGGAAGCGGCAGTGAAGATCGATACATTTGATTTCCAAAAATACGGACTCATCCACGGAGAGGTCAAACACATCGCCGATGACGCTATCGAAGATGAGAAACTCGGACCCGTCTATGAGATCGCCATAGCACCTTCTAGCCTGACCCTCAAAGGGGAGGGGAAAACTCTCTCCATCCATCCGGGGATGAGTGTGACCGCAGAGCTCAAAGTCGGCAAACGTAGAGTGATAGAGTTCTTTATCTATCCGATGATCAAATATCTCGATGAAGGGTTGAGTGTGAGATGA